The following are from one region of the Egicoccus sp. AB-alg6-2 genome:
- a CDS encoding esterase has protein sequence MSAVATGTRQRRETVPFLAGDGKPLHLVRVRGGREPTRGPVLLVHGAGVRSAIFEPPVPVTLVDALVDDGYDVWLENWRASIDVEPCEWTLDDAAVHDHPSAVRTVLAHTGASELKAIVHCQGSTSFAMAAVAGLLPEVTTIVSNAVSLHPVLPKVSQVKIRAATPVIGRLTPYLNPAWGLEAPDATARAIVGLVRLTHRECDNIVCRMVSFTYGTGFPCLWSHANLDAATHDWIAHEFAEVPVSFFRQMVRSVVRGHLVSGDTGGPLPVSVVAGPPRTEARFVLLAGGDNLCFLPESQRRTYRFLDTHAPGRHALHVLPGYGHLDVFLGRHAARDVFPLILKELVA, from the coding sequence ATGAGTGCCGTCGCGACCGGAACACGCCAACGTCGGGAGACGGTGCCCTTCCTCGCCGGTGACGGCAAGCCGCTGCACCTGGTGCGGGTACGAGGCGGGCGCGAGCCCACGCGCGGCCCGGTGCTGCTCGTCCACGGCGCCGGGGTGCGCAGCGCCATCTTCGAGCCGCCCGTGCCCGTGACCCTGGTCGACGCCCTGGTCGACGACGGCTACGACGTGTGGCTGGAGAACTGGCGCGCGAGCATCGACGTGGAGCCGTGCGAGTGGACGCTCGATGACGCCGCGGTCCATGACCACCCCTCGGCGGTGAGAACCGTTCTCGCGCACACCGGCGCGTCCGAGCTGAAAGCCATCGTGCACTGCCAGGGCTCCACGAGTTTCGCGATGGCGGCCGTGGCCGGGTTGTTGCCCGAGGTCACCACCATCGTGAGCAATGCCGTGTCGTTGCACCCGGTCCTGCCGAAGGTCTCGCAGGTCAAGATCCGGGCGGCGACACCGGTCATCGGACGACTCACCCCCTATCTCAATCCCGCCTGGGGTCTCGAGGCGCCCGACGCGACCGCCCGTGCCATCGTCGGGCTGGTACGGCTGACCCACCGCGAGTGCGACAACATCGTCTGTCGCATGGTCAGCTTCACCTACGGCACGGGGTTCCCCTGCCTGTGGTCGCACGCCAACCTCGACGCCGCCACCCATGACTGGATCGCGCACGAGTTCGCCGAGGTGCCGGTGTCGTTCTTCCGGCAGATGGTGCGGTCGGTCGTCCGCGGCCACCTCGTCAGCGGTGACACCGGCGGCCCACTGCCGGTCAGCGTGGTGGCCGGACCCCCCCGTACCGAGGCGCGATTCGTGTTGCTCGCCGGCGGCGACAACCTCTGCTTTCTCCCCGAGAGCCAGCGTCGCACCTACCGGTTCCTCGACACCCATGCGCCGGGCCGCCACGCCCTGCACGTGCTGCCTGGTTACGGCCACCTCGACGTCTTCCTCGGACGGCATGCCGCCCGCGACGTCTTTCCCCTCATCCTCAAGGAGCTGGTCGCATGA
- a CDS encoding DUF4345 family protein — MALAPNPPLRSLALVLFYGYVLLLIAAGAWGIVGARVDLPWLLGVHLEALPDRARADLLSQYRFLRAMELAFGLFALRFRREIFTAGVHNGLFLFGMGAGVVARLWSLAADGRPSILMLLFLGWELVGVCVIAVTTRMARQEDGRWRTTRAQRLGPTRANGVR, encoded by the coding sequence ATGGCACTGGCGCCGAACCCGCCACTGAGGTCGCTGGCCCTGGTGCTGTTCTACGGCTACGTCCTGCTGCTGATCGCCGCCGGGGCATGGGGCATCGTCGGTGCCCGGGTCGACCTGCCGTGGCTCCTCGGCGTCCACCTCGAAGCGTTGCCCGACCGGGCTCGGGCCGACCTGCTGAGCCAGTACCGCTTCCTTCGGGCGATGGAACTCGCGTTCGGCCTGTTCGCCCTGCGTTTCCGCCGCGAGATCTTCACCGCCGGCGTGCACAACGGGCTGTTCCTGTTCGGTATGGGCGCCGGCGTGGTGGCGCGGTTGTGGAGCCTCGCCGCGGACGGGCGGCCGAGCATCCTGATGCTGCTGTTCCTCGGCTGGGAGCTGGTCGGGGTGTGCGTGATCGCGGTGACCACCCGTATGGCGCGACAGGAGGACGGACGATGGCGGACGACACGGGCGCAACGTCTGGGACCGACACGAGCCAACGGCGTGCGCTGA
- a CDS encoding acetoacetate decarboxylase family protein, translating into MIPARQRRLAGRHARVDGIPFLLPVDSSDSPVLMAGFSIDADRARALMPGEELHPLRLPGGRGLLLITVIDYRVTDIGTYIEFSIAIACTRGLRRAPMVLPGLFRRAFGTGQYVVDLPVSTEVSVKGGKGIWGMPKHQANLDFTIAEDEVASQYDLDGQLAMRIEVDRPAGVRLPVRASAVNYCQFRGLLMKSTIYFRGGMHVALGRRASARLYLGSHPRMDPLRELDIASDPVFAAWLPTTSGVLDDHFEGWFLTSPEPVTQVPEGLETVAELGRSEDWLEPPKVGR; encoded by the coding sequence ATGATCCCAGCACGGCAGCGCCGCCTCGCCGGCCGTCACGCCCGCGTGGACGGCATCCCCTTCCTGTTGCCCGTCGACTCCAGTGACTCGCCCGTGCTGATGGCCGGCTTCAGCATCGACGCCGACCGCGCCCGTGCGCTGATGCCCGGAGAAGAGCTGCATCCGCTCCGCCTTCCCGGCGGTCGTGGCCTGCTGCTCATCACGGTCATCGACTACCGGGTCACCGACATCGGCACGTACATCGAGTTCAGCATCGCGATCGCCTGCACCCGCGGGCTCCGCCGGGCGCCGATGGTGCTCCCGGGCCTGTTTCGCCGCGCGTTCGGAACCGGGCAGTACGTGGTGGATCTGCCCGTCAGCACCGAGGTCTCGGTCAAGGGCGGCAAGGGGATCTGGGGCATGCCGAAGCACCAGGCGAACCTCGACTTCACGATCGCCGAAGACGAGGTCGCGAGCCAGTACGACCTCGACGGCCAGCTGGCGATGCGGATCGAGGTGGACCGGCCAGCGGGCGTCCGGCTGCCGGTTCGCGCCAGCGCGGTCAACTACTGCCAGTTCCGCGGCCTGTTGATGAAGTCCACGATCTACTTCAGGGGTGGCATGCACGTCGCCCTCGGACGGCGGGCGAGCGCCCGGCTCTACCTCGGCAGCCACCCCAGGATGGATCCGCTGCGGGAGCTCGACATCGCCAGCGATCCCGTGTTCGCTGCCTGGCTGCCCACGACCAGCGGGGTGCTCGACGACCACTTCGAGGGGTGGTTCCTGACGTCCCCCGAGCCGGTGACTCAGGTGCCCGAGGGGCTCGAGACCGTCGCCGAGCTGGGTCGGAGCGAGGACTGGCTGGAGCCGCCGAAGGTCGGGAGGTGA
- a CDS encoding patatin translates to MSTLAVRVRQDLLRSAVLTIAAITVVSGLLQLLAPAFVLTLVGGSTTPTTEHFFAIIGMFMAIVGGLVLHAELASDSREVALLWGALQKYGAAIAVALGVGRGLFGALALLVAGFDLVSGGLMTWHWRRTRH, encoded by the coding sequence ATGAGCACGCTCGCCGTCCGCGTCCGCCAGGACCTGCTCCGCAGCGCCGTCCTGACGATCGCGGCCATCACCGTGGTCTCGGGACTGTTGCAACTGCTCGCCCCCGCCTTCGTGCTCACGTTGGTCGGCGGTTCGACGACGCCGACGACCGAGCACTTCTTCGCCATCATCGGCATGTTCATGGCCATCGTCGGCGGACTGGTCCTGCACGCCGAACTGGCCAGCGACTCCCGCGAGGTCGCGTTGCTCTGGGGTGCGCTGCAGAAGTACGGGGCCGCGATCGCGGTCGCCCTCGGCGTGGGGAGGGGCCTGTTCGGGGCGCTCGCACTGCTGGTCGCCGGCTTCGACCTCGTCTCGGGAGGACTGATGACATGGCACTGGCGCCGAACCCGCCACTGA